TGATCACGCGCGCCATGCATGGCCATCACCCCGGTGCGAGCAGATGCGCCTGACGCCGCTCGGCCTCCGCCAGCAGGGCGATCACCTCGGCATCCGATGTGGGAGAGAAGTCGTCGTACCACATGCCCACGGCCTGCAGGTTCGGCACCTCCGCCACGGAGACGCACGCATTGGCCTCGATGCACAGCCTGGTCAGGGCGTCGGCGTCGGCGACCGGTACCGCCACGAGAATGCGCCGGGCGTGCCCTTGCCGCGCGACCCCCACGGCGGCGCGCATGGTCGCACCCGTGGCGAGGCCGTCGTCCACCAGCACCACATCGCGTCCGTGCAGCTGCAGTGGCGGCCGGGTGCCGCGATAGACCTGCCGGCGGCGCACCAGTTCGGCTCGCTGCGTGCGCACGACGCGGTCGAGCACGCCGTACACATCGGGACGTCCTCGCAGGGCCGCCTCGTCGAGGACCTGCACGACGTCGCCATTGAGCGACGCGATCGCGCCGACGGCATACTCCTCGGCGCCGGGCAACCCCAGCTTGCGCACC
The DNA window shown above is from Gemmatimonas sp. and carries:
- a CDS encoding phosphoribosyltransferase family protein, encoding MKCPAFHDRHDAGRQLAVKVAALADAWQPPHSLLVLGLPRGGVPVAYEVARLLGAPLDVLPVRKLGLPGAEEYAVGAIASLNGDVVQVLDEAALRGRPDVYGVLDRVVRTQRAELVRRRQVYRGTRPPLQLHGRDVVLVDDGLATGATMRAAVGVARQGHARRILVAVPVADADALTRLCIEANACVSVAEVPNLQAVGMWYDDFSPTSDAEVIALLAEAERRQAHLLAPG